A window of Natrinema salaciae genomic DNA:
CGACTTCTTCGATGGGCCGGAGTCCGCGCCGTGGGAGTTCGAGCGGCCGACAGGCCGCCGTAACATGCTCCGGCAGCGGTACGAGGATCTCGCGACGGACATCTATCGGGAGGCGCTGAAGGAGTCGACCACGGCCGTCTACGACATCCTCCGGGTGATCGCAGAACACGATGGAGCGAACTACGATACCCTCGTCGAGCGGACGGGGCTCGCGAGATCGACGGTGCGGTACCACGTTCGCCGACTCGCCGAAACTGGCGTTGTCTCTCGCGAGGGCAACCCCGTGATGGTGTTCTTCGTCTCCCGCGTCGTCCTCGAGCGAGCCCGCGAGATCCTCCGCGAAGTCCGCCCGGAGGATACGCCGGAAGACATGGACGAACGGGCTGACGGACGCCGTGAGCGCCGTGAGGAACAGCAGGAGACCAACGACCGGCAGACGGACACGGACGACGAGGAACCCGACGAGAGCACGCACACCGAGACCGAGATCGGCTTCGAGTACCTCGAGCGACTGAGCGCGTCGATCCATGACCTTGCCTCGCTCCGCGATCGCGGGCGGATC
This region includes:
- a CDS encoding winged helix-turn-helix domain-containing protein: DFFDGPESAPWEFERPTGRRNMLRQRYEDLATDIYREALKESTTAVYDILRVIAEHDGANYDTLVERTGLARSTVRYHVRRLAETGVVSREGNPVMVFFVSRVVLERAREILREVRPEDTPEDMDERADGRRERREEQQETNDRQTDTDDEEPDESTHTETEIGFEYLERLSASIHDLASLRDRGRIDDRDVRVRVDELPPPLQ